The Borreliella valaisiana VS116 genome segment TTTGAAATTTTTCTATTGGATAAATTCTATACAAGAAGGTAAATAATGTATAAGCAACAGTATTTTATTTCTGGAAAAGTTCAAGGTGTTGGTTTTAGATTTTTCACTGAGCAAATAGCAAATAATATGAGACTAAAAGGTTTTGTAAAAAATCTAAACGATGGAAGGGTAGAAATTGTGGTTTTTTTTAACA includes the following:
- a CDS encoding acylphosphatase, producing the protein MYKQQYFISGKVQGVGFRFFTEQIANNMRLKGFVKNLNDGRVEIVVFFNTKEQMKKFEKLLKNGNKYSNIENIEKQTLDEKYPFQFNNFKIYY